GCTGCGGCCCCTCCTGCACAGGTAATCCTGTCGCCATCGTCGATGAACAAACGATCCGCAACGGGTTCCGTATCAGGAAAACGGTGATGCATGTCTCGATGGTGATACCAGCTGATACAGCAGCGACGCCCCGTCATTAACCCGGCTTGGATCAGGGCGAATACGCCTGTACACACGCCAATCAATGGCACACCAACACTGGCCGCCTGGCGAAGGTAAGCGAGGGCGGCGCTATCCGTGGCGTCCTTTTCCTCCTGGACGCCACCGATCACCACGATGTAGTCAAACTCACCGGGGTCGCGAAACGTCTCGCAGGGCGAGATGGTCGCACCACAACTGGAGAGCGCCGCCTGCCCGCCACTGGTCATGAAACTCCAGTGGCAACGCAACTGGCGGCTCCGATCACCTTCATCGGCCGCCAGGCGCAGGCAGTCGACGAAGGCGGCGAAAGGAAAGAGCGTAAAGCGGTGTAAAAGCACAAATCCAATGGCCAGTGGCTTATTCAATAGCGTCGTCATTAGCGAATACACCCATCATGTGCCATTAGAAGTCCACGATTAAGTTGCCCTTCGGACGGCTGCAGCAAGACAGAATGTAGCCATCTTCAATGTCCTCTTCGGTAATCCCCCCGTTATGCTCCATTTCCACTTCACCCGACTTGAGCTCTACTCGGCAGGTGCCGCAAATCCCCATACCGCAGGCCTTGGGAATATGCAGACCCAGTTTCGCGGCGGCCGAATGCACGGTCTCGCCAGGCTGGATACGAACACTTTTTCCTGAAGACGCGAATTCGATACTGTGCAAGTCACTGCTATCGACATTTTCGGCTTCGACCTCTGCCTGCTCGGCCAACTCACGCACATCCTCACGAACGTCGAGCGGCGTGGCGCCAAATAGCTCTTCGTGGTAGTGATTCATGTCAAAGTTGTTGGCACGAAGGATGTTCTTGATGGCATTCATGTAAGGGGGAGGACCGCAACAAAAGATCTCCCTCTCCATGAAGTCCGGCACCATCAGCTCGAACAGCGGCTGGGTAAGGTAGCCACGGTAGCCCGCCCAGGCTTCACCGATATCCTCTTTGCTCTCGCAAATGATATGCAGCTTGAACTCAGGGATGCGCGAAAACATATGCACCAGTTCACGGTGATAAATCACATCGCGCGGTGCTCGCGCGCTATGCACGAATTCCACATCCACAGCGGCGTTGGTATCGAAAAGCCAGCGCGTCATCGACATCAACGGGGTAATGCCAACGCCACCCGAAAGAAACAGCACTTTTTCAGCAGGAAAATCGATCGAGTTGAAATCGCCCACCGGCCCATGCACGACAAGCTCGTCGCCGACCTTTAAATTGGCATGCAGCCAATTGGAGACCTTCCCCCCCGGAATCTGCTTGACGGTGATCGAAAAGCTGTAAGGAATGGAGGGCGAACTGGAGATCGTGTAAGAGCGCATGACCGACTCATTGTCGATCTCGAGCTCCAGCGTCACGAACTGCCCCGGCTTGAAGAAGAACAGCACAGGCTGCTCAGCCATAAAACAGAACGTGCGTACATCCTGGGTTTCCTGAATCACCTTCACGCAACGTACCTGATGTCGACCGTTGGTCCAGGTTTGGGTCGTGACCGGATTAAAGTAGTTAGTTGTCATTGTCGCCTCTGCCTGACCAGCCTTCATCGCTATGCCTCACCGGCCCGTATCCGTCATAGGGCCAGCACCTTTGAGCTGCATTTTGGGGACGCGCCTGCCAACCGACTTACCTGACAGCGACGCGCACTTACCTCGTGCCACTTTTTAGCACTTACAAACTGCTTTTTTAGTCGTCGCTACATCACCTGATGTCGCGGCTGGATAACTGGCAGGCACGCGCCTGACACACAATCAGTCACGTGATTCAGGTCGGGTATGAGCAAAACGCCAGGTTACGCACAGAACAACAAGATTGAGCAATCTTGACTAACGGCCGACTCGCAGCCCTTGAGGGGGAAGCAGTGGTTTACGAGGATACTGGTATGGAAAAATGTGTGTTGAATATAATGGACGACCCACTTGCTGCGGCTCGTGAGTCAACGGCCGAGATGCTGCAGACAAGAGAGCGTACCTTTTCGCTTCCGCAGCCGTTTTATAACGACGCCCGCCTGTTCGCCCTTGATATGCAGGAGATTTTCGAGAAAGAGTGGCTGTTCGCAGGCATGACATGTGAGGTACCGACCAAGGGTAACTTCATGACACTGGACATCGGTGATAATCCGATCGTCATCGTGCGCGGTAGTGAAGGCACGATTCATGCGTTTCACAATGTCTGCCGCCACCGCGGTTCGCGGCTTTGCACAAAGGACAAGGGCAAGGTGGCAAAACTGGTTTGCCCCTACCACCAGTGGACCTACGAGCTTGATGGACGTTTGCTGTTCGCCGGGAGCGATATGGGCAGCGACTTCAAGCTTGATCAATTTGGTCTCAAGCCGGTCAATGTGCGCACTGCGGGTGGCTTCATCTTTATCAATTTAAGCGATGAACCGCCCGCCATGGACGAGTTTCTGGGAACGCTTGAGCATTACCTTGAGCCGTACCAGATGGACAACGTCAAGGTCGCCACGGAGTCCAGCATCGTCGAGCAAGCCAACTGGAAGCTGGTGATTGAAAACAACCGCGAGTGCTATCACTGCAACGGGGCTCACCCTGAGCTGCTGAACTCATTGCAGGAATTTGATGACACCGACGACCCCCGCGCAACGCCCGCCTACAAGGCGCTGGTGGCGCGCAAGCAGGCAGATTGGGATCGCGAGCAAGTCCCCTACCAGTTGCAGCGCTTTGGCCAGCGTAACCGCATGACGCGGACCCCCATGCTGGATGGCATTGTATCGATGACGATGGATGGTAAACCCGGCTGCGATAAGCTGATGGGGCGCTTACCCAACCCCGACATGGGGTCGCTACGCATCCTGCACCTGCCCAACTCGTGGAACCATTTCATGGGTGACCACGCCATCGTTTTCCGTGTGCTACCCCTTGGCCCACAGAAAACCCTGGTGACCACCAAGTGGCTGGTTCACAAGGATGCCGCAGAAGGCGTCGACTACGACCCCGACCAGCTTCGCCGGGTGTGGGACGCAACCAACGACCAGGACCGTCAACTCGCCGAAGAAAACCAGCGCGGCATCAACTCCAAGGCGTATCAACCCGGGCCTTACTCCGAAACCTATGAGTTCGGGGTTATCGACTTTGTCGACTGGTATGCCAACCGGATGCTCGAAAACCTGGGATACGATACGCCTACGTTGCAGTTAGCCCAGGGGTAAATTTAGCCCAGGACTGAGATTGGCATGATGAAGACTTGAAGGACATGGCCCGCTGACGCGGGCCATGTTTTTTTAGTCGATTAATGATGCCTCTTCACTGGTACTGGGAGCATGGCAGCTCAACCGACAGGCGGCGTATTTGAACTCCGGAATCTTGCCAACCGGGTCCAGTGCCGGATTAGTCAGTAGGTTCGCCGCGGCCTCCCCATAACAGAAGGGCAGGAAAACCATACCTTCTGGCATGCCTGGATCGACCCGTGCCTTGAGCGTAATGGACCCTCGCCGGGTGGCAATGGTCAGCTCGTCGCCCGGCGCCATTCCCAGCCTGGCAAACTCAGCGGGGGCCAGGGTGGCCGTTGCCTCTGGTTCCAGATCATCCAGCACCTTGGCGCGGCGCGTCATGGAACCGGTATGCCAGTGCTCCAGTTGGCGGCCGGTGGTCAATACGGTTGGGTAGTCGTTGTCCACCGGCTCATTCGGCGGCAGCGGCCGGGTGGGCGAGAATTTCGCCCGCCCACTGGCGGTGGGAAAGGCCTCAGAAAAGACCACATCGTCGCCCGGTGCATCTTCCGCCGAGCAGGGGTAGGTGACCGACTGCTCGCGCTCCAGGCGCTCCCAGGAGATATTGTCCAGCGAGGGCATGCCTTGCTTCATCTCGGCAAAAACGTCCCGCGGGTGCTGGTAGTTCCAGTCCAGGCCGAATCGCTTGGCAATCTCCTGGGTAATCCACCAGTCCGGCTTGGCCTGGCCTGGCAGCGGCAACGCCGCGCGCCCCATTTGCACCTGGCGATTGGTGTTGGTCACCGTACCGTTCTTCTCGGGCCAGGCGGAGGCTGGCAGGATGACATCGGCGAACTGGGCGGTTTCGGTGACGAAAAGATCCTGCACCACCAGATGTTCAAGCTTGGCCAACGCCGCCCGGGCGTGGTCGAGGTCCGGGTCGGACATGGCCGGGTTCTCACCCTGGATAAGCATGCCGCGAATGGTGCCCGCGGCGATGGCGTCCATAATTTCCACCACGGTAAGGCCTGGCGCCGGGTCCAGTTCGGAGTTCCACAGCTCTTCGAACGCCGCGCGTACCTGATCATCGCTGACCGGCTGGTAGTCCGGCATCACCATGGGGATCATGCCCGCATCGGAGGCACCCTGAACATTGTTCTGGCCACGCAACGGGTGCAGACCGGTGCCGGGGCGCCCGGTCTGGCCGCAGGCCAACGCCAACGATATCAGGCCGCGGGCGTTGTCGGTGCCGTGGGTATGCTGGGAGATACCCATGCCCCAGAAGATCATCGCCCGCTCGGCGTTGGCATACAGCCTTGCCACTTCGCGGATGGTCTCGGGTTCAACACCGCACAGGCCACTCATCGCCTCGGGGGTCATGTCCACCGTATGCGTCTTAAGGGCCTCAAAGCCCTCAGTATGCTCGGCGATATAGGCCGTATCATAAAGCTCTTCGGTGATGATCACGTTGAGCATGGCGTTGAACAGTGCCACGTCGGCCCCCGGCGAGAAGCGCACGCTCTGGTGGGCGTAGGCATCCAGGGCTTGCCCTCGAGGGTCGAGGATCAGCAGCTTGGTGCCGCGCTTGGCCGCTTGCTTGAAGAAAGTGGCCGCCACCGGGTGATTGACTGCCGGGTTGCAGCCGATAAGGATCACCACGTCGGCCTGGCTGGCCTGCATGAAAGAGGCGGTCACGGCACCGGAGCCGATGCACTCCATCAGCGCCGCCACTGAACTGGCATGGCACAAGCGGGTGCAGTGATCCACATGGTTGGAGCCAAAGCCGGTGCGTACCAGCTTCTGGAACAGCCACGCCTCTTCATTGGAGCACTTGGCGCTGCCGAATCCTGCCAGGGCGTCAGGGCCATGGGCTGCCTTGAGGTCAACAAGCCCCTTGGCGGCGACGTCTAGGGCTTCGTCCCAACTGGCCTCACGGAAATGGGTCAGCGGCTGGGCGGGGTCGAAGTCCGGGTCGAGCCCTTTCGCC
This window of the Halomonas sp. SH5A2 genome carries:
- a CDS encoding GlxA family transcriptional regulator, encoding MTTLLNKPLAIGFVLLHRFTLFPFAAFVDCLRLAADEGDRSRQLRCHWSFMTSGGQAALSSCGATISPCETFRDPGEFDYIVVIGGVQEEKDATDSAALAYLRQAASVGVPLIGVCTGVFALIQAGLMTGRRCCISWYHHRDMHHRFPDTEPVADRLFIDDGDRITCAGGAAAADLAGYLVEKHLGKAWAMKSLNIMLLDEARKGAHPQPQPVVFGKVDDRLVRRAIAVLEQHLGEIISMDELAGRVGTSRRNLERRFSDVLGVGPQKFARDLRLRYGAWLLHYTGKSITEIGERCGFADTAHFSRHFRSAFSMTPSEMRKRASSPGNDQVDPFFLHIDGRMAV
- a CDS encoding hybrid-cluster NAD(P)-dependent oxidoreductase, coding for MTTNYFNPVTTQTWTNGRHQVRCVKVIQETQDVRTFCFMAEQPVLFFFKPGQFVTLELEIDNESVMRSYTISSSPSIPYSFSITVKQIPGGKVSNWLHANLKVGDELVVHGPVGDFNSIDFPAEKVLFLSGGVGITPLMSMTRWLFDTNAAVDVEFVHSARAPRDVIYHRELVHMFSRIPEFKLHIICESKEDIGEAWAGYRGYLTQPLFELMVPDFMEREIFCCGPPPYMNAIKNILRANNFDMNHYHEELFGATPLDVREDVRELAEQAEVEAENVDSSDLHSIEFASSGKSVRIQPGETVHSAAAKLGLHIPKACGMGICGTCRVELKSGEVEMEHNGGITEEDIEDGYILSCCSRPKGNLIVDF
- a CDS encoding aromatic ring-hydroxylating oxygenase subunit alpha, yielding MEKCVLNIMDDPLAAARESTAEMLQTRERTFSLPQPFYNDARLFALDMQEIFEKEWLFAGMTCEVPTKGNFMTLDIGDNPIVIVRGSEGTIHAFHNVCRHRGSRLCTKDKGKVAKLVCPYHQWTYELDGRLLFAGSDMGSDFKLDQFGLKPVNVRTAGGFIFINLSDEPPAMDEFLGTLEHYLEPYQMDNVKVATESSIVEQANWKLVIENNRECYHCNGAHPELLNSLQEFDDTDDPRATPAYKALVARKQADWDREQVPYQLQRFGQRNRMTRTPMLDGIVSMTMDGKPGCDKLMGRLPNPDMGSLRILHLPNSWNHFMGDHAIVFRVLPLGPQKTLVTTKWLVHKDAAEGVDYDPDQLRRVWDATNDQDRQLAEENQRGINSKAYQPGPYSETYEFGVIDFVDWYANRMLENLGYDTPTLQLAQG
- the fdhF gene encoding formate dehydrogenase subunit alpha — its product is MSTSEQAFTLTLDGVDVSAHPGESLWQVAKRAGETIPHLCFKDASGYRADGNCRACMVEIEGERVLAASCLRMATPGMVVKSASSERARTAREGVMEMLLVDQPAREDSPDRSSHFWAMADQLAIDATAVRRKLPRRDDREAPTVHHVAPRKDSLTQDDSHSAMSVNLDACIECNLCVRACREVQVNDVIGLAHRGAASKIVFDFDDPMGESTCVACGECVQACPTGALMPATVVDEAGHGDSAAADRQVDSVCPYCGVGCQLTYHIKDDDILYVEGREGPSNENRLCVKGRFGYDYPRHPSRLSVPLIRREGVAKGLDPDFDPAQPLTHFREASWDEALDVAAKGLVDLKAAHGPDALAGFGSAKCSNEEAWLFQKLVRTGFGSNHVDHCTRLCHASSVAALMECIGSGAVTASFMQASQADVVILIGCNPAVNHPVAATFFKQAAKRGTKLLILDPRGQALDAYAHQSVRFSPGADVALFNAMLNVIITEELYDTAYIAEHTEGFEALKTHTVDMTPEAMSGLCGVEPETIREVARLYANAERAMIFWGMGISQHTHGTDNARGLISLALACGQTGRPGTGLHPLRGQNNVQGASDAGMIPMVMPDYQPVSDDQVRAAFEELWNSELDPAPGLTVVEIMDAIAAGTIRGMLIQGENPAMSDPDLDHARAALAKLEHLVVQDLFVTETAQFADVILPASAWPEKNGTVTNTNRQVQMGRAALPLPGQAKPDWWITQEIAKRFGLDWNYQHPRDVFAEMKQGMPSLDNISWERLEREQSVTYPCSAEDAPGDDVVFSEAFPTASGRAKFSPTRPLPPNEPVDNDYPTVLTTGRQLEHWHTGSMTRRAKVLDDLEPEATATLAPAEFARLGMAPGDELTIATRRGSITLKARVDPGMPEGMVFLPFCYGEAAANLLTNPALDPVGKIPEFKYAACRLSCHAPSTSEEASLID